In Eupeodes corollae chromosome 3, idEupCoro1.1, whole genome shotgun sequence, a single genomic region encodes these proteins:
- the LOC129952568 gene encoding SET domain-containing protein SmydA-8: MSDLKNGLCKICSKETKSKCSNCNQVFYCSGEHQKSDWKVHKRMCYPFKIEQSEKLGRHLVTTRKIKPSEIILKESPITRGPSQVTGPVCLGCLDGIDEQDYVTCQQCGWPLCSKECESSLEHREECKLTQNRQQKKAVIHEFTTPHPMYQCIATLRALLLKKSDKEKFEKLIKLESHDDIRRGSPQWKSDLESIGKFIPRFFQTQEYTEDEIMKVAGILQINGHEVPTSDPPHVAVFDVASMLEHSCTPNLAKSFTKNGDVMLWAPREIPKNANLSICYSDALWGTADRQKHLMHTKLFKCECNRCQDVTEFQTYYSAMKCKDKNCSGFVLPIDLKNWDENWKCTTCQSDVDKFFVRDILEKAGADLAAMEKTVANCKKYIEHYQKWLPRKHYYISEVKIQLVQKLGADPKDLMVLPEKDLDIKLEYAKEMIELYEQLAPCETRILGILCFEVHSAIAEKTRRISLETNMNCIVLLEESLLFVEKSIQYLKHESNVFAEGLVCKQAIINRDALKMVMSF; the protein is encoded by the exons atgagCGATTTAAAAAACGGATTGTGTAAAATTTGTTCTAAGGAAACCAAATCAAAATGTTCGAACTGTAACCAAGTGTTTTATTGTTCAGGGGAACATCAGAAAAGTGATTGGAAAGTGCACAAACGAATGTGTTATCCATTTAAG attgAACAAAGTGAAAAATTGGGACGACATCTTGTGACAACAAGAAAAATCAAACCATCTGAAATAATTCTAAAAGAGTCTCCCATAACTAGGGGTCCTTCGCAAGTTACCGGGCCCGTTTGTCTAGGCTGCCTGGATGGTATTGATGAGCAGGATTATGTCACCTGTCAACAATGTGGATGGCCACTTTGTTCAAAGGAATGTGAATCAAGCCTTGAGCATAGGGAAGAATGTAAACTTACtcaaaatagacaacaaaaaaag GCTGTTATTCATGAGTTTACTACGCCACATCCAATGTACCAATGCATTGCAACACTTAGGGCACTATTGCTTAAGAAAAGTGATAaggaaaagtttgaaaaactcaTCAAACTTGAATCTCACGATGACATACGTAGAGGATCACCTCAATGGAAAAGTGATTTGGAGAGTATAGGAAAATTTATTCCAAG atttttccaAACTCAAGAATAtactgaagatgaaatcatgaAAGTAGCAGGAATCCTTCAAATAAATGGTCATGAAGTTCCAACTTCTGATCCACCTCACGTAGCGGTTTTTGATGTAGCATCTATGCTAGAGCATTCGTGTACTCCTAATTTGGCAAAAAGTTTCACCAAGAACGGAGACGTCATGCTGTGGGCTCCACGTGAAATTCCAAAGAATGCAAATCTTAGCATTTGCTATTCAGATGCTCTCTGGGGAACAGCTGATCGGCAGAAACACTTGATGcacacaaaattattcaaatgtgAATGCAATCGATGCCAGGACGTTACGGAATTCCAAACATATTATAGTGCAATGAAATGCAAGGACAAAAATTGTTCGGGTTTCGTTCTTCCAATCGACTTAAAGAACTGGGATGAGAATTGGAA atgCACCACCTGTCAAAGTGACGTAGATAAGTTTTTTGTAAGAGATATTTTGGAGAAAGCAGGAGCAGATTTGGCTGCAATGGAAAAAACTGTTGCGAATTGCAAAAAATACATTGAACATTATCAGAAATGGCTACCACGGAAGCACTATTATATTAGTGAAGTTAAGATTCAGTTGGTGCAGAAGTTAGGTGCCGATCCAAAAGACTTAATGGTATTGCCAGAGAAAGATCTTGACATAAAACTGGAATATGCAAAAGAGATGATTGAGTTATATGAACAATTGGCACCAT GTGAAACAAGGATATTGGGAATTCTATGCTTTGAAGTACACTCAGCCATAGCAGAAAAAACTCGAAGAATTTCTCTTGAAACAAATATGAACTGTATTGTATTGTTGGAGGAATCACTTTTATTTGTCGAGAAATCAATCCAATATTTAAAACACGAATCAAATGTGTTTGCTGAAGGTTTAGTTTGTAAACAAGCTATAATTAATCGAGATGCACTCAAAATGGTTATGTCATTTtag